The DNA window GTGCGGACGCGCCGCGTGGCCGCCCAGCCCTTCGATGCTGATGTCGATGGCATCGGTCGCGGCCATGATCGGACCGGGCCGGATCGCGAACGAGCCGATCGGAAGCCCCGGACCGTTATGCATGCCGTAGACCTGATCGATGCCGAAGCGATCCATCAGGCCGTCCTTGATCATCGCGGCGGCGCCGGCGCCGCCCTCTTCGGCCGGCTGGAAGATCACGACCGCGTCACCGGCGAAATTGCGGGTCTCGGCGAGATAGCGCGCCGCACCGAGCAGCATGGCGGTGTGTCCGTCATGACCGCAGGCGTGCATTTTGCCCGGCGTCCTGGAGGCATAAGCGAGATTGGTCTCCTCCTCGATCGGAAGGGCATCCATGTCGGCGCGAAGCCCGATCACTTTGACGTCGCCCTTGCCGGCAGGCTTGCGACCCTTGATGACACCGACCACGCCGGTGCGGCCGAGACCGGTGGCGACTTCGTCGCAGCCGAACTCCCGCAGCCGGTCGGCTACGAATGCTGCAGTGCGATGGACGTCGTACAGCAGTTCGGGGTGTTGGTGGATATCCCGGCGCCAGGCCTGAATATCCGGTTGCAGATCGGCGACACGATTGATGATGGGCATGAAAGGTCTCGGGTAAAGGGCCAAATGTGCAGGGACCAAGTGTGACCGCTTAGTCTAGCACGCCGTTGCGTTCGGCCCAACATTCTCGGCGCCGCCCCCTGCGCTGTACAGCGGGCGACAGCAACGCTATGGCCTATAAATTGCCCAAAGCGGCTGCACGGTGGTGACTTATGAAGCGGTTAGAAGGTGATTTCGACTACATCGTCGTCGGTGCGGGCACCGCGGGCTGCATCGTCGCCAACCGATTGTCGGCCAATTCCGCCAATCGCGTCCTGATCCTGGAGGCCGGCGGCAATGACAACTGGATCTGGTTCCACATCCCGGTCGGCTACCTCTTCGCGATCGGCAATCCCCGCTCGGACTGGATGTTCAAGACCGAACCGGAAGCAGGTCTCAACGGCCGCTCGCTGGCCTATCCGCGCGGCAAGGTGATCGGCGGCTCGTCTGCGATCAACGCCATGATCTCGATGCGCGGGCAAGCGGCCGACTATGATCACTGGCGTCAGCTCGGCCTCACCGGCTGGGGCTGGAATGATGTGTTGCCCGCGTTCCGGCGGCTGGAGGATCATTTTCTCGGAGACAGCGAATATCACGGCACCGGCGGCGGCTGGAGGATCGAGGCGCCACGGCTGTCCTGGGCCGTTCTGGACGCCGTCGGCGAGGCCGCGGAAGAAATGGGGATTCGCAAAATCCCGGATTTCAATACCGGCGACAATGAGGGCGTCGGCTATTTCCACGTCAACCAGAAGCGCGGGCGCCGCTGGTCCTCCGCACGGGGCTTCCTGAAGCCGGTTTTGAATCGCCCCAATCTGCGCCTGGAAAAGGACGTGCTGGTCGATCGCCTGATTGTCGAGAACGGCCGCGCGGTCGGCGTGCGCTTCATGCAAGGCGGCGAAATGGTCGAAGCCCGCGCCAAGGGCGAAGTCATCCTGTGCGCCGGCGCGATCGGATCGATCCAGGTGCTGCATCGCTCCGGGATTGGCCCGGCGGACTGGCTGGCGCCGCTGGGGATCGAAACCGTGCTCGATCGCCAGGGCGTCGGACGCAACCTGCAGGACCATTTGCAGCAACGCGCGATCTACAAGGTCGAAGGCATTCGCACCCTCAACGAGACCTATTACTCGCTGGTGCGGCGCGGCTTGATGGGCCTCGACTATGCCTTCCGCCGCCGCGGCCCATTGACCATGGCGCCGTCCCAGCTCGGAATTTTTACGCGTTCGGATCCGCACCGCGAACGCGCTAACATCCAGTTCCACGTGCAGCCACTGTCGCTCGACAAGTTCGGCGATCCCCTGCACCGCTTCCCGGCGATCACCGTCAGCGCCTGCAACCTGCAACCGACGTCGCGAGGCACCGTGCGCGTTCGCTCCGCGCAGGCCGATCAGGCGCCCTCGATCGCGCCAAACTATCTGTCGACGGTTGAAGATCGCCAGGTTGCCGCCGATGCGATCCGCACCACGCGGCGGCTGATGCAACAGCCCGCGCTCGCGCCCTATCATCCCAGCGAATTTCTGCCGGGCCCATCGGTCGGCGACGACGATGCGTCGCTCGCGAAGGCCGCCGGCGATATCGGCACCACGATTTTTCACCCCGTCGGCACCGCGAAGATGGGCAAGACCAGCGACCCCACCGCCGTCGTCGACGAACGTCTGCGTTTTCTTGGGCTCGCGGGCCTGCGCGTCATCGACGCCTCCGTCATGCCGACGATCACCTCGGGCAATACCAACACCCCGACCGCGATGATCGCCGACAAGGGCGCCGCAATGATCCTTGAGGATGCGCGGTAGCGCCCGCCGCCGATTTCTAAAACGTGATGAGATTGGGTTGAGTTAGATCGTCAGCGGAAGTCTGTCTCCCCCTCTCCCATGGGGAGAGGGGGTACGGTCTATCGTGGTCCATAACCCCTCACCCGGATTGCTTCGCAATCCGACCTCTCCCCATGGGAGAGGTGAAGGAAAACTTCGGACAGACCGATCCAACTAAAAGTCATCATGCTTTAGATCAGACGCGCCAGGACAGGAATTTTTCGCAACAGGACGGTAAGCCCCCAGCTTGTTGAAAGCGTGCCGGCGAACACGATCGCGAATTTGACGAAGGCCGGGAAGGCCGGATCGTAAACGAGGTACTGCAGCCAGATCAGCGGAATGAAGTGCAGGAGATAAATGCCGTAAGCCGAGGGCTGCATCGTGTCGAGCAGCCGAAGCGGGGATCCTGCAAAGCGCAAGAAAACCGCAGGGATCGTCAGCGTCATCGACGCGCAGAACATCGCAAACGAAACACCGTAAGCCGTGTGCCACCAAAGCGGCGGCGACCTGAAATCCACGATCCAATTGTGGTGCGCATAAACCAGAACCAGGATCGCGCCATAGAAGGCAAGCGCAAAGGCAAACCACACCATCCAGTGCTTTACGATTTCGCCTTTCTCCGCGAGCGGTCCGCTTCTCAACCCGGCGGCGCCAATGCCTACGCCGGCAAAGAAATAGCCGGCATAGAGCAGGATACGGCTGGTCTGAATGATGAGCGGATAATGGCCGGGCACGAACCAGGAGGAATCGCCGAACTCCAGGCGCAGCGGCAGATAGATGATGATCGAGAAG is part of the Bradyrhizobium canariense genome and encodes:
- a CDS encoding GMC family oxidoreductase — protein: MKRLEGDFDYIVVGAGTAGCIVANRLSANSANRVLILEAGGNDNWIWFHIPVGYLFAIGNPRSDWMFKTEPEAGLNGRSLAYPRGKVIGGSSAINAMISMRGQAADYDHWRQLGLTGWGWNDVLPAFRRLEDHFLGDSEYHGTGGGWRIEAPRLSWAVLDAVGEAAEEMGIRKIPDFNTGDNEGVGYFHVNQKRGRRWSSARGFLKPVLNRPNLRLEKDVLVDRLIVENGRAVGVRFMQGGEMVEARAKGEVILCAGAIGSIQVLHRSGIGPADWLAPLGIETVLDRQGVGRNLQDHLQQRAIYKVEGIRTLNETYYSLVRRGLMGLDYAFRRRGPLTMAPSQLGIFTRSDPHRERANIQFHVQPLSLDKFGDPLHRFPAITVSACNLQPTSRGTVRVRSAQADQAPSIAPNYLSTVEDRQVAADAIRTTRRLMQQPALAPYHPSEFLPGPSVGDDDASLAKAAGDIGTTIFHPVGTAKMGKTSDPTAVVDERLRFLGLAGLRVIDASVMPTITSGNTNTPTAMIADKGAAMILEDAR
- a CDS encoding M20 aminoacylase family protein; the encoded protein is MPIINRVADLQPDIQAWRRDIHQHPELLYDVHRTAAFVADRLREFGCDEVATGLGRTGVVGVIKGRKPAGKGDVKVIGLRADMDALPIEEETNLAYASRTPGKMHACGHDGHTAMLLGAARYLAETRNFAGDAVVIFQPAEEGGAGAAAMIKDGLMDRFGIDQVYGMHNGPGLPIGSFAIRPGPIMAATDAIDISIEGLGGHAARPHKCIDSVLVGAQLITALQSIVSRTVDPLDSAVISMCEFHAGNARNVIPQTAELKGTVRTLTAEVRELVEKRVREVVAGVAQMTGAKIDLVYERGYPVVVNHSSQTDLATQVAKEVAGDANVHEMPPLMGAEDFAYMLEARPGAFIFCGNGNSAGLHHPAYNFNDEAIVYGTSYWIKLVENTLAA